One stretch of Toxoplasma gondii ME49 chromosome XI, whole genome shotgun sequence DNA includes these proteins:
- a CDS encoding hypothetical protein (encoded by transcript TGME49_309760~Signal peptide predicted by SignalP 2.0 HMM (probability 0.872) with cleavage site probability 0.555 at residue 32): MKVGISRYVGRFTVLIGVVTLLVSSGPQRVTSTIFGGASLKGRNPVATLLWRVRNAPFAEGIVAKYRVLTSDDVASLDALVDKINMLGTGVHFFCQYVSSLNKHQRAFVWGVAESTDAAQRFINKYYRAQELVGTGVASGDILLRIQYVLNGYTALPVLEGYSRFITEQFYNFRKGFLIFSGDVSDALLKHETQRLYRIFRDGLPLVATCLKSLIAMSLQTDDRQVREARVTAARGIDKLFHLDSTLLALSPNAPRELLEARRGLLTQALLFAPDASKRTEIPGGAPASGVVNGRPQNTLNDESSSDRRASDNAG, translated from the coding sequence ATGAAGGTCGGAATCTCACGTTACGTAGGACGCTTTACTGTCTTAATCGGCGTCGTCACTCTTCTGGTTAGTAGTGGTCCGCAGAGAGTCACTTCCACAATTTTCGGTGGTGCCTCGTTGAAGGGTCGCAATCCAGTGGCTACTCTTCTTTGGAGAGTCCGAAATGCACCATTCGCAGAAGGTATCGTTGCAAAGTATAGAGTCCTCACGTCAGATGATGTGGCATCGCTCGACGCTCTTGTCGATAAAATAAACATGCTGGGTACTGGGGTACATTTTTTCTGCCAATATGTATCATCTTTGAACAAACATCAACGCGCCTTCGTGTGGGGAGTGGCCGAGAGCACTGATGCGGCACAGCGCTTCATCAACAAATACTACAGGGCTCAAGAGTTGGTCGGCACAGGGGTTGCTTCTGGAGATATTCTCCTCCGTATTCAGTATGTGCTGAACGGCTATACTGCTCTGCCTGTTTTGGAGGGCTACTCCAGGTTCATCACAGAGCAGTTTTACAACTTTAGAAAGGGTTTCCTTATTTTCTCGGGTGATGTGTCGGATGCTCTTCTGAAACATGAAACACAACGTCTATATCGGATTTTTAGAGACGGCCTTCCCCTTGTGGCAACATGTCTCAAGTCCCTCATCGCAATGTCACTGCAGACGGACGACCGGCAGGTTCGCGAAGCTAGGGTGACAGCGGCTAGAGGGATTGATAAGCTTTTTCATCTCGATAGTACGCTGCTTGCGCTTTCCCCTAATGCACCACGAGAACTTCTGGAAGCGCGCCGTGGGCTCCTGACGCAGGCACTGCTATTTGCCCCGGACGCGtcaaagagaacagaaatccCCGGCGGAGCACCAGCATCAGGAGTTGTGAATGGCAGGCCACAAAATACACTCAATGACGAGTCATCGTCTGACAGACGAGCCAGTGACAACGCGGGCTGA